The DNA window CCACTGTGGATCCAGGCAGAGACACTGACCCTGATGGCCACCCAGATTTCTCCTTTCATGGTGCAGAAGAGTACTCTCAGAATATATCAATTTTTCCATCTCACAGTGGGCTGCCATCCGTAGGGCCATCGGTTCACTCTTCTATAGGGAAGCCACATGCTAACATGTTCAGTGCAGCAGCACACATGAAAAGACATGTCAGGACATTGGCTGATGAGACTAGACAACAGATGCCAGAAGGACAGAGCAGTGAGACGCTGAACTCAAATAATGATGGAAATAGTTTAGCTCTACAGCCAAGGCAGCATCAGTACAGGGCTTCAGAATCAACAGTGAGAATGAGTGAGTGCATGACAGGGTCAAACATGGCCACCACCTCCACCTTCTCTGGATACAGCCTGAGTCGCAGTAGTTTTAACATGGTTAAGAGGATGAGGACTCAGTGGAGGTCCGGCGGCACCACTGAGAGGCGTTTCAGCTGCACCTTCTGTGGGAAGAGCTTCCAGCGTTTCAGCCAGCTCAAAGAACACCTCCGGAGTCACACCGGAGAGAAACCGTACACCTGCGAACAGTGTGGCAGGAGTTTCACCAAGCAGTGCAACCTGATCAGACATGCTGTGGTCCACAGCGGGGAGAAGCCCTACGAGTGCACACAGTGTGGGAAATGCTTCACCCGGCGCTCCAGTATGAAGTCACATCAGAGAACTCACATTGGAGAGAATCCAGTGTCTCAACATGTGGTACCTGCATTCCCTGGGGATCCACACACAAGTTTAATGTTGTCTCAGACCAGATGGAACAAATAGTTACATAATTGTATAATTCTTTGGTAACATTTTCTATGTGAAAACATTTTCTATGTGAAAATGTGAGACATTTTAACAAGCTTTTCCTCTCTATAGATTTTTTTGACTGTTGACGGCACCTCACTTTCATTTTAACAACCTATTTACAACTGGTAacattgtgtatttgtgccacaaaatcataaaaaacatgtttatattca is part of the Salmo trutta chromosome 31, fSalTru1.1, whole genome shotgun sequence genome and encodes:
- the LOC115169519 gene encoding zinc finger and SCAN domain-containing protein 2 isoform X3, whose protein sequence is MASERSSYPVNIVLNKQKSKSQWRDGEMAVEEDSQPQPTDVEQRAETEHIVIKDEETAENVWKTDPQEELRITGDESGSKPGQPPAFEQRRCDEEFITQPNICSEDSVEHYPNSDGPEEPGIPRPASTEVFSTEQHRPAEDEDSQELVMVKDEKEEELGQTTALAGLDQFVMDETDGQLWTTVDPGRDTDPDGHPDFSFHGAEEYSQNISIFPSHSGLPSVGPSVHSSIGKPHANMFSAAAHMKRHVRTLADETRQQMPEGQSSETLNSNNDGNSLALQPRQHQYRASESTVRMSECMTGSNMATTSTFSGYSLSRSSFNMVKRMRTQWRSGGTTERRFSCTFCGKSFQRFSQLKEHLRSHTGEKPYTCEQCGRSFTKQCNLIRHAVVHSGEKPYECTQCGKCFTRRSSMKSHQRTHIGENPVSQHVVPAFPGDPHTSLMLSQTRWNK
- the LOC115169519 gene encoding zinc finger and SCAN domain-containing protein 2 isoform X2, with product MASCNFQSQLLSIMEVLAKAAVAEINKRVDDSCAVIRLEMTQSQQDIDVLKRKCQIMESELKKTRVRRKERSSYPVNIVLNKQKSKSQWRDGEMAVEEDSQPQPTDVEQRAETEHIVIKDEETAENVWKTDPQEELRITGDESGSKPGQPPAFEQRRCDEEFITQPNICSEDSVEHYPNSDGPEEPGIPRPASTEVFSTEQHRPAEDEDSQELVMVKDEKEEELGQTTALAGLDQFVMDETDGQLWTTVDPGRDTDPDGHPDFSFHGAEEYSQNISIFPSHSGLPSVGPSVHSSIGKPHANMFSAAAHMKRHVRTLADETRQQMPEGQSSETLNSNNDGNSLALQPRQHQYRASESTVRMSECMTGSNMATTSTFSGYSLSRSSFNMVKRMRTQWRSGGTTERRFSCTFCGKSFQRFSQLKEHLRSHTGEKPYTCEQCGRSFTKQCNLIRHAVVHSGEKPYECTQCGKCFTRRSSMKSHQRTHIGENPVSQHVVPAFPGDPHTSLMLSQTRWNK